One Spinacia oleracea cultivar Varoflay chromosome 4, BTI_SOV_V1, whole genome shotgun sequence DNA segment encodes these proteins:
- the LOC110790435 gene encoding uncharacterized protein isoform X1 yields the protein MVSGTIFHCKKNSWPREEYVSRVTLQLLDYDSAVPPEQAWRRRLNSHANILKEFSITFMEAVKMVGLGFRLWSYVREEASHGRKAPIDPFNRESTKPSASQGVPLGGMGSGSISRGFRGEFRQWQIIPGICEASPVVANQFSIFISRDGGSRKYASVLAPGQPEGLGKSGDQGVSSWGWNLSGQHSSYHALFPRAWTIYDGEPDPELKISCRQISPFIPHNYKDSSLPAAVFVYTLVNNGKERAKVSLLFTWANSVGGVSHLSGEHVNEPFIGEDNVSGVLLHHKTAKDNPPVTFAIAACETQNVNVTVLPCFGLAEGSSITAKDMWSKMTQDGQFDRENFSAGPSMPSMPGETLCAAISASTWVEPHGKCTVAFSVAWSSPKVKFLKGSSYYRISVLRFKILKGCSYMVILSAIYEVLWYITTSGRGIDYKRWEEDIEKWQDPVLKDDRLPEWYKFTLFNELYFLVAGGTVWIDSAEAAGSSLYDKKQPTKDENTKFTSAEKVDSKGLVFEHRNGANVDKADAGKGNVLEEIVVPLRKAKQPFSLAEPQDECNDVGRFLYLEGVEYVMWCTYDVHFYASFALLDLFPKIELSIQREFAKAVLSEDGRKVRFLAEGNWGIRKVRGAVPHDLGTHDPWKEMNAYNIHDTSKWKDLNPKFVLQVYRDFAATGDMAFGIDVWPSVRAAMEYMDQFDMDGDGLIENDGFPDQTYDTWTVHGVSAYCGCLWLAALQAAAAMAFQLGDEEFGEKYKRKFQMAKHAFEAKLWNGSYFNYDSGSSSNSKSIQADQLAGQWYTASSGLPNLFDDFKIKSTLQKIFDYNVMKVKGGRAGAVNGIHPNGKVDETCMQSREIWTGVTYAVAAKMILAGMEEQAFSTAEGIFIAGWSEDGYGYWFQTPEAWTMDGHFRSLIYMRPLAIWGMQWALSMPTAVIEAPKINIMDRSDLPALSSRSTRNEAGGRKASRKMKCFGNSVFSCAC from the exons atggTTAGTGGGACGATATTTCATTGCAAAAAAAACTCATGGCCCCGAGAAGAGTATGTCAGCAGAGTTACTTTGCAGTTG CTGGATTATGATAGTGCTGTTCCACCTGAGCAAGCTTGGAGAAGGAGGTTAAACAGTCATGCTAACATTCTAAAAGAGTTTAGTATCACATTTATGGAAGCAGTTAAAATG GTTGGTCTTGGTTTTCGTTTGTGGTCATATGTGAGGGAAGAGGCATCACATGGAAGG AAAGCCCCTATTGACCCTTTTAATAGAGAAAGCACGAAGCCTTCAGCATCTCAAGGAGTACCGCTGGGAGGAATGGG AAGTGGCAGCATATCTAGAGGTTTCAGGGGAGAGTTTAGGCAGTGGCAAATCATACCTGGTATATGTGAGGCTTCCCCTGTCGTGGCCAATCAATTTTCT ATTTTTATATCTCGAGATGGAGGAAGTAGAAAATATGCATCAGTTTTGGCCCCAGGGCAGCCTGAAGGGTTAGG GAAATCTGGTGATCAGGGTGTATCCTCTTGGGGTTGGAATTTGAGTGGCCAGCATTCATCTTATCATGCTTTATTTCCAAGGGCGTGGACAATATATGATG GTGAACCTGATCCTGAACTGAAGATCTCTTGCCGTCAAATATCTCCCTTTATACCTCACAACTACAAGGATAGCAGTCTTCCTGCTGCGGTCTTTGTTTATACG TTGGTAAACAATGGGAAGGAAAGGGCTAAAGTCAGCCTTCTTTTCACTTGGGCT AACTCTGTTGGAGGAGTCTCCCATCTATCTGGAGAGCATGTTAATGAACCATTCAT CGGTGAAGACAACGTTTCTGGTGTTCTCCTGCATCACAA GACCGCAAAGGACAACCCTCCAGTTACTTTTGCAATAGCTGCTTGTGAAACACAGAATGTAAATGTGACTGTTCTTCCATGCTTTGGTTTAGCGGAGGGAAGTTCTATAACAGCAAAGGATATGTGGTCAAAAATGACACAG gatGGGCAATTTGATCGGGAGAATTTTAGTGCTGGACCAAGCATGCCATCCATGCCTGGAGAAACGCTTTGTGCAGCGATTTCAGCTTCTACATGGGTGGAGCCTCATGGAAAgtgtactgttgcattttctgTTGCATGGTCATCCCCTAAAGTAAAGTTTTTGAAAGGAAGTTCTTATTACAG GATTTCTGTTTTGAGGTTCAAAATCTTGAAAGGGTGCAGCTACATGGTTATTCTGTCA GCGATATACGAAGTACTATGGTACATCACTACGAGCGGCCGAGGAATTG ACTATAAGAGATGGGAGGAGGATATTGAGAAATGGCAAGACCCGGTGCTGAAAGATGATAGACTGCCAGAATG GTACAAATTTACACTGTTTAATGAACTATACTTTCTGGTAGCTGGTGGGACTGTTTGGATAG ACTCGGCTGAGGCAGCTGGAAGTTCTTTATATGATAAAAAGCAGCCGACAAAAGACGAGAACACAAAGTTTACGTCAGCAGAAAAGGTAGACTCTAAAGGCTTGGTATTTGAGCATAGAAATGGGGCAAATGTTGATAAGGCCGATGCTGGAAAAGGAAATGTTTTAGAGGAGATAGTAGTACCCTTGAGAAAAGCTAAGCAGCCGTTTTCTTTGGCAGAACCCCAGGATGAGTGTAATGATGTGGGTAGATTTCTTTATCTGGAAGGAGTGGAATACGTAATGTGGTGCACATATGATGTGCATTTCTATGCATCTTTTGCACTGCTTGATTTGTTTCCCAAAATTGAACTTAGTATTCAACGTGAATTCGCCAAAGCTGTCCTGTCTGAGGATGGTAGAAAAGTACGATTCCTAGCTGAAGGTAACTGGGGAATTCGCAAAGTAAGAGGAGCTGTTCCTCATGATCTGGGAACACATGACCCGTGGAAAGAGATGAATGCTTATAATATACACGATACAAGCAAATGGAAGGATTTGAACCCCAAGTTTGTACTCCAGGTCTACAGAGATTTCGCAGCAACAGGAGACATGGCATTTGGAATTGATGTTTGGCCTTCTGTTCGTGCTGCCATGGAGTATATGGACCAGTTTGACATGGATGGTGATGGCCTTATAGAGAATGATGGATTTCCAGATCAGACATATGATACATGGACAGTTCATGGAGTCAGTGCTTACTGTGGCTGTCTATGGCTTGCAGCACTTCAGGCTGCAGCAGCAATGGCTTTCCAATTAGGTGACGAGGAATTTGGTGAAAAATACAAGAGAAAATTTCAGATGGCCAAACATGCGTTTGAAGCCAAGCTGTGGAATGGCTCTTACTTCAATTATGACTCTGGATCAAGTAGTAACAGTAAATCTATTCAAGCTGATCAATTAGCTGGACAGTGGTACACAGCTTCGTCTGGGTTGCCTAATCTCTTCGATGACTTCAAAATCAAGAGCACCCTGCAGAAAATCTTTGATTACAATGTCATGAAAGTTAAAGGAGGCAGGGCAGGTGCTGTAAATGGGATACATCCCAACGGAAAGGTGGATGAGACCTGCATGCAATCACGTGAAATTTGGACTGGAGTTACTTATGCTGTGGCTGCTAAAATGATTCTTGCAGGGATGGAGGAGCAGGCCTTCTCAACTGCTGAAGGAATTTTCATTGCTGGATGGTCTGAAGACGGATATGG ATATTGGTTCCAAACCCCGGAGGCTTGGACAATGGATGGCCATTTCCGTTCTCTAATTTACATGAGGCCGTTGGCAATTTGGGGAATGCAGTGGGCATTATCCATGCCTACAGCAGTTATTGAGGCGCCTAAGATTAACATAATGGACAGGTCTGATTTGCCTGCTTTAAGTTCAAGATCCACTCGCAACGAGGCAGGTGGAAGAAAGGCCTCAAGAAAAATGAAGTGTTTCGGGAACTCAGTGTTCAGTTGTGCATGTTAA
- the LOC110790435 gene encoding uncharacterized protein isoform X3: protein MVSGTIFHCKKNSWPREEYVSRVTLQLKAPIDPFNRESTKPSASQGVPLGGMGSGSISRGFRGEFRQWQIIPGICEASPVVANQFSIFISRDGGSRKYASVLAPGQPEGLGKSGDQGVSSWGWNLSGQHSSYHALFPRAWTIYDGEPDPELKISCRQISPFIPHNYKDSSLPAAVFVYTLVNNGKERAKVSLLFTWANSVGGVSHLSGEHVNEPFIGEDNVSGVLLHHKTAKDNPPVTFAIAACETQNVNVTVLPCFGLAEGSSITAKDMWSKMTQDGQFDRENFSAGPSMPSMPGETLCAAISASTWVEPHGKCTVAFSVAWSSPKVKFLKGSSYYRISVLRFKILKGCSYMVILSAIYEVLWYITTSGRGIDYKRWEEDIEKWQDPVLKDDRLPEWYKFTLFNELYFLVAGGTVWIDSAEAAGSSLYDKKQPTKDENTKFTSAEKVDSKGLVFEHRNGANVDKADAGKGNVLEEIVVPLRKAKQPFSLAEPQDECNDVGRFLYLEGVEYVMWCTYDVHFYASFALLDLFPKIELSIQREFAKAVLSEDGRKVRFLAEGNWGIRKVRGAVPHDLGTHDPWKEMNAYNIHDTSKWKDLNPKFVLQVYRDFAATGDMAFGIDVWPSVRAAMEYMDQFDMDGDGLIENDGFPDQTYDTWTVHGVSAYCGCLWLAALQAAAAMAFQLGDEEFGEKYKRKFQMAKHAFEAKLWNGSYFNYDSGSSSNSKSIQADQLAGQWYTASSGLPNLFDDFKIKSTLQKIFDYNVMKVKGGRAGAVNGIHPNGKVDETCMQSREIWTGVTYAVAAKMILAGMEEQAFSTAEGIFIAGWSEDGYGYWFQTPEAWTMDGHFRSLIYMRPLAIWGMQWALSMPTAVIEAPKINIMDRSDLPALSSRSTRNEAGGRKASRKMKCFGNSVFSCAC, encoded by the exons atggTTAGTGGGACGATATTTCATTGCAAAAAAAACTCATGGCCCCGAGAAGAGTATGTCAGCAGAGTTACTTTGCAGTTG AAAGCCCCTATTGACCCTTTTAATAGAGAAAGCACGAAGCCTTCAGCATCTCAAGGAGTACCGCTGGGAGGAATGGG AAGTGGCAGCATATCTAGAGGTTTCAGGGGAGAGTTTAGGCAGTGGCAAATCATACCTGGTATATGTGAGGCTTCCCCTGTCGTGGCCAATCAATTTTCT ATTTTTATATCTCGAGATGGAGGAAGTAGAAAATATGCATCAGTTTTGGCCCCAGGGCAGCCTGAAGGGTTAGG GAAATCTGGTGATCAGGGTGTATCCTCTTGGGGTTGGAATTTGAGTGGCCAGCATTCATCTTATCATGCTTTATTTCCAAGGGCGTGGACAATATATGATG GTGAACCTGATCCTGAACTGAAGATCTCTTGCCGTCAAATATCTCCCTTTATACCTCACAACTACAAGGATAGCAGTCTTCCTGCTGCGGTCTTTGTTTATACG TTGGTAAACAATGGGAAGGAAAGGGCTAAAGTCAGCCTTCTTTTCACTTGGGCT AACTCTGTTGGAGGAGTCTCCCATCTATCTGGAGAGCATGTTAATGAACCATTCAT CGGTGAAGACAACGTTTCTGGTGTTCTCCTGCATCACAA GACCGCAAAGGACAACCCTCCAGTTACTTTTGCAATAGCTGCTTGTGAAACACAGAATGTAAATGTGACTGTTCTTCCATGCTTTGGTTTAGCGGAGGGAAGTTCTATAACAGCAAAGGATATGTGGTCAAAAATGACACAG gatGGGCAATTTGATCGGGAGAATTTTAGTGCTGGACCAAGCATGCCATCCATGCCTGGAGAAACGCTTTGTGCAGCGATTTCAGCTTCTACATGGGTGGAGCCTCATGGAAAgtgtactgttgcattttctgTTGCATGGTCATCCCCTAAAGTAAAGTTTTTGAAAGGAAGTTCTTATTACAG GATTTCTGTTTTGAGGTTCAAAATCTTGAAAGGGTGCAGCTACATGGTTATTCTGTCA GCGATATACGAAGTACTATGGTACATCACTACGAGCGGCCGAGGAATTG ACTATAAGAGATGGGAGGAGGATATTGAGAAATGGCAAGACCCGGTGCTGAAAGATGATAGACTGCCAGAATG GTACAAATTTACACTGTTTAATGAACTATACTTTCTGGTAGCTGGTGGGACTGTTTGGATAG ACTCGGCTGAGGCAGCTGGAAGTTCTTTATATGATAAAAAGCAGCCGACAAAAGACGAGAACACAAAGTTTACGTCAGCAGAAAAGGTAGACTCTAAAGGCTTGGTATTTGAGCATAGAAATGGGGCAAATGTTGATAAGGCCGATGCTGGAAAAGGAAATGTTTTAGAGGAGATAGTAGTACCCTTGAGAAAAGCTAAGCAGCCGTTTTCTTTGGCAGAACCCCAGGATGAGTGTAATGATGTGGGTAGATTTCTTTATCTGGAAGGAGTGGAATACGTAATGTGGTGCACATATGATGTGCATTTCTATGCATCTTTTGCACTGCTTGATTTGTTTCCCAAAATTGAACTTAGTATTCAACGTGAATTCGCCAAAGCTGTCCTGTCTGAGGATGGTAGAAAAGTACGATTCCTAGCTGAAGGTAACTGGGGAATTCGCAAAGTAAGAGGAGCTGTTCCTCATGATCTGGGAACACATGACCCGTGGAAAGAGATGAATGCTTATAATATACACGATACAAGCAAATGGAAGGATTTGAACCCCAAGTTTGTACTCCAGGTCTACAGAGATTTCGCAGCAACAGGAGACATGGCATTTGGAATTGATGTTTGGCCTTCTGTTCGTGCTGCCATGGAGTATATGGACCAGTTTGACATGGATGGTGATGGCCTTATAGAGAATGATGGATTTCCAGATCAGACATATGATACATGGACAGTTCATGGAGTCAGTGCTTACTGTGGCTGTCTATGGCTTGCAGCACTTCAGGCTGCAGCAGCAATGGCTTTCCAATTAGGTGACGAGGAATTTGGTGAAAAATACAAGAGAAAATTTCAGATGGCCAAACATGCGTTTGAAGCCAAGCTGTGGAATGGCTCTTACTTCAATTATGACTCTGGATCAAGTAGTAACAGTAAATCTATTCAAGCTGATCAATTAGCTGGACAGTGGTACACAGCTTCGTCTGGGTTGCCTAATCTCTTCGATGACTTCAAAATCAAGAGCACCCTGCAGAAAATCTTTGATTACAATGTCATGAAAGTTAAAGGAGGCAGGGCAGGTGCTGTAAATGGGATACATCCCAACGGAAAGGTGGATGAGACCTGCATGCAATCACGTGAAATTTGGACTGGAGTTACTTATGCTGTGGCTGCTAAAATGATTCTTGCAGGGATGGAGGAGCAGGCCTTCTCAACTGCTGAAGGAATTTTCATTGCTGGATGGTCTGAAGACGGATATGG ATATTGGTTCCAAACCCCGGAGGCTTGGACAATGGATGGCCATTTCCGTTCTCTAATTTACATGAGGCCGTTGGCAATTTGGGGAATGCAGTGGGCATTATCCATGCCTACAGCAGTTATTGAGGCGCCTAAGATTAACATAATGGACAGGTCTGATTTGCCTGCTTTAAGTTCAAGATCCACTCGCAACGAGGCAGGTGGAAGAAAGGCCTCAAGAAAAATGAAGTGTTTCGGGAACTCAGTGTTCAGTTGTGCATGTTAA
- the LOC110790435 gene encoding uncharacterized protein isoform X2 — protein sequence MVSGTIFHCKKNSWPREEYVSRVTLQLLDYDSAVPPEQAWRRRLNSHANILKEFSITFMEAVKMVGLGFRLWSYVREEASHGRKAPIDPFNRESTKPSASQGVPLGGMGSGSISRGFRGEFRQWQIIPGICEASPVVANQFSIFISRDGGSRKYASVLAPGQPEGLGKSGDQGVSSWGWNLSGQHSSYHALFPRAWTIYDGEPDPELKISCRQISPFIPHNYKDSSLPAAVFVYTLVNNGKERAKVSLLFTWANSVGGVSHLSGEHVNEPFIGEDNVSGVLLHHKTAKDNPPVTFAIAACETQNVNVTVLPCFGLAEGSSITAKDMWSKMTQDGQFDRENFSAGPSMPSMPGETLCAAISASTWVEPHGKCTVAFSVAWSSPKVKFLKGSSYYRRYTKYYGTSLRAAEELVHYSLTNYKRWEEDIEKWQDPVLKDDRLPEWYKFTLFNELYFLVAGGTVWIDSAEAAGSSLYDKKQPTKDENTKFTSAEKVDSKGLVFEHRNGANVDKADAGKGNVLEEIVVPLRKAKQPFSLAEPQDECNDVGRFLYLEGVEYVMWCTYDVHFYASFALLDLFPKIELSIQREFAKAVLSEDGRKVRFLAEGNWGIRKVRGAVPHDLGTHDPWKEMNAYNIHDTSKWKDLNPKFVLQVYRDFAATGDMAFGIDVWPSVRAAMEYMDQFDMDGDGLIENDGFPDQTYDTWTVHGVSAYCGCLWLAALQAAAAMAFQLGDEEFGEKYKRKFQMAKHAFEAKLWNGSYFNYDSGSSSNSKSIQADQLAGQWYTASSGLPNLFDDFKIKSTLQKIFDYNVMKVKGGRAGAVNGIHPNGKVDETCMQSREIWTGVTYAVAAKMILAGMEEQAFSTAEGIFIAGWSEDGYGYWFQTPEAWTMDGHFRSLIYMRPLAIWGMQWALSMPTAVIEAPKINIMDRSDLPALSSRSTRNEAGGRKASRKMKCFGNSVFSCAC from the exons atggTTAGTGGGACGATATTTCATTGCAAAAAAAACTCATGGCCCCGAGAAGAGTATGTCAGCAGAGTTACTTTGCAGTTG CTGGATTATGATAGTGCTGTTCCACCTGAGCAAGCTTGGAGAAGGAGGTTAAACAGTCATGCTAACATTCTAAAAGAGTTTAGTATCACATTTATGGAAGCAGTTAAAATG GTTGGTCTTGGTTTTCGTTTGTGGTCATATGTGAGGGAAGAGGCATCACATGGAAGG AAAGCCCCTATTGACCCTTTTAATAGAGAAAGCACGAAGCCTTCAGCATCTCAAGGAGTACCGCTGGGAGGAATGGG AAGTGGCAGCATATCTAGAGGTTTCAGGGGAGAGTTTAGGCAGTGGCAAATCATACCTGGTATATGTGAGGCTTCCCCTGTCGTGGCCAATCAATTTTCT ATTTTTATATCTCGAGATGGAGGAAGTAGAAAATATGCATCAGTTTTGGCCCCAGGGCAGCCTGAAGGGTTAGG GAAATCTGGTGATCAGGGTGTATCCTCTTGGGGTTGGAATTTGAGTGGCCAGCATTCATCTTATCATGCTTTATTTCCAAGGGCGTGGACAATATATGATG GTGAACCTGATCCTGAACTGAAGATCTCTTGCCGTCAAATATCTCCCTTTATACCTCACAACTACAAGGATAGCAGTCTTCCTGCTGCGGTCTTTGTTTATACG TTGGTAAACAATGGGAAGGAAAGGGCTAAAGTCAGCCTTCTTTTCACTTGGGCT AACTCTGTTGGAGGAGTCTCCCATCTATCTGGAGAGCATGTTAATGAACCATTCAT CGGTGAAGACAACGTTTCTGGTGTTCTCCTGCATCACAA GACCGCAAAGGACAACCCTCCAGTTACTTTTGCAATAGCTGCTTGTGAAACACAGAATGTAAATGTGACTGTTCTTCCATGCTTTGGTTTAGCGGAGGGAAGTTCTATAACAGCAAAGGATATGTGGTCAAAAATGACACAG gatGGGCAATTTGATCGGGAGAATTTTAGTGCTGGACCAAGCATGCCATCCATGCCTGGAGAAACGCTTTGTGCAGCGATTTCAGCTTCTACATGGGTGGAGCCTCATGGAAAgtgtactgttgcattttctgTTGCATGGTCATCCCCTAAAGTAAAGTTTTTGAAAGGAAGTTCTTATTACAG GCGATATACGAAGTACTATGGTACATCACTACGAGCGGCCGAGGAATTGGTACATTATTCACTCACTA ACTATAAGAGATGGGAGGAGGATATTGAGAAATGGCAAGACCCGGTGCTGAAAGATGATAGACTGCCAGAATG GTACAAATTTACACTGTTTAATGAACTATACTTTCTGGTAGCTGGTGGGACTGTTTGGATAG ACTCGGCTGAGGCAGCTGGAAGTTCTTTATATGATAAAAAGCAGCCGACAAAAGACGAGAACACAAAGTTTACGTCAGCAGAAAAGGTAGACTCTAAAGGCTTGGTATTTGAGCATAGAAATGGGGCAAATGTTGATAAGGCCGATGCTGGAAAAGGAAATGTTTTAGAGGAGATAGTAGTACCCTTGAGAAAAGCTAAGCAGCCGTTTTCTTTGGCAGAACCCCAGGATGAGTGTAATGATGTGGGTAGATTTCTTTATCTGGAAGGAGTGGAATACGTAATGTGGTGCACATATGATGTGCATTTCTATGCATCTTTTGCACTGCTTGATTTGTTTCCCAAAATTGAACTTAGTATTCAACGTGAATTCGCCAAAGCTGTCCTGTCTGAGGATGGTAGAAAAGTACGATTCCTAGCTGAAGGTAACTGGGGAATTCGCAAAGTAAGAGGAGCTGTTCCTCATGATCTGGGAACACATGACCCGTGGAAAGAGATGAATGCTTATAATATACACGATACAAGCAAATGGAAGGATTTGAACCCCAAGTTTGTACTCCAGGTCTACAGAGATTTCGCAGCAACAGGAGACATGGCATTTGGAATTGATGTTTGGCCTTCTGTTCGTGCTGCCATGGAGTATATGGACCAGTTTGACATGGATGGTGATGGCCTTATAGAGAATGATGGATTTCCAGATCAGACATATGATACATGGACAGTTCATGGAGTCAGTGCTTACTGTGGCTGTCTATGGCTTGCAGCACTTCAGGCTGCAGCAGCAATGGCTTTCCAATTAGGTGACGAGGAATTTGGTGAAAAATACAAGAGAAAATTTCAGATGGCCAAACATGCGTTTGAAGCCAAGCTGTGGAATGGCTCTTACTTCAATTATGACTCTGGATCAAGTAGTAACAGTAAATCTATTCAAGCTGATCAATTAGCTGGACAGTGGTACACAGCTTCGTCTGGGTTGCCTAATCTCTTCGATGACTTCAAAATCAAGAGCACCCTGCAGAAAATCTTTGATTACAATGTCATGAAAGTTAAAGGAGGCAGGGCAGGTGCTGTAAATGGGATACATCCCAACGGAAAGGTGGATGAGACCTGCATGCAATCACGTGAAATTTGGACTGGAGTTACTTATGCTGTGGCTGCTAAAATGATTCTTGCAGGGATGGAGGAGCAGGCCTTCTCAACTGCTGAAGGAATTTTCATTGCTGGATGGTCTGAAGACGGATATGG ATATTGGTTCCAAACCCCGGAGGCTTGGACAATGGATGGCCATTTCCGTTCTCTAATTTACATGAGGCCGTTGGCAATTTGGGGAATGCAGTGGGCATTATCCATGCCTACAGCAGTTATTGAGGCGCCTAAGATTAACATAATGGACAGGTCTGATTTGCCTGCTTTAAGTTCAAGATCCACTCGCAACGAGGCAGGTGGAAGAAAGGCCTCAAGAAAAATGAAGTGTTTCGGGAACTCAGTGTTCAGTTGTGCATGTTAA